The proteins below come from a single Thunnus thynnus chromosome 10, fThuThy2.1, whole genome shotgun sequence genomic window:
- the nradd gene encoding tumor necrosis factor receptor superfamily member 16 has protein sequence MRPFIICALLLLKVTFGDACASGQFTESGQCCSQCPAGFGVEVECGKEDTKCAQCPQGTYSSSEGLGPCLPCSKCPSSVPMGAPCSATKDTQCECDNGFFFMRNYSLCAPCSKCTRGMGATQQCGLQGDTQCQVCGPGTFSEEHISTSPCQSCTQCSESEVEIRACMPNSDTLCMDKRLHILSRPAESDGPRDSPRWPGVEEVTEEGESSSAPGTPKFTPQDEGGSNNILAYVSVLAAVVLGLLLYVAYKCWRSCKQKKALSKARAAELGTSPEGEKLQSDSGVFLDSQSLQDNQPSKGTKRDSKQDTRLYINLAPHRQEEVERLLQEGGGRGWRQLGAALGYESEQLDLFGRGEAPSHTLLSNWAQKEGSTLGLLCSALARIERPDVVTALNCPTQGVSVV, from the exons ATGAGACCGTTTATCATCTGCGCGCTTCTTCTTCTAAAA GTTACTTTTGGAGATGCCTGTGCCAGTGGCCAGTTCACTGAATCAGGGCAGTGTTGCAGTCAGTGTCCCGCTGGCTTTGGAGTGGAGGTTGAGTGTGGGAAAGAGGATACCAAGTGTGCACAATGCCCACAGG GAACATATTCTTCATCTGAAGGCCTCGGCCCTTGCCTCCCCTGCTCCAAGTGCCCATCCAGTGTTCCCATGGGGGCCCCTTGCTCTGCCACTAAAGACACACAATGTGAATGTGACAACGGCTTCTTCTTTATGCGCAACTACAGCCTGTGTGCGCCTTGTTCCAAATGCACCCGTGGTATGGGTGCTACGCAGCAGTGTGGCCTACAGGGAGACACGCAGTGCCAGGTCTGTGGCCCGGGAACCTTCTCTGAGGAGCACATTAGCACCAGTCCCTGCCAGAGCTGCACACAATGCTCTGAAAGTGAAGTGGAGATCCGAGCCTGCATGCCCAACTCTGACACGCTCTGCATGG ATAAGAGGCTGCACATTCTATCCCGTCCCGCTGAGTCTGATGGGCCCCGTGACTCTCCTCGCTGGCCAGGTGTAGAGGAGGTGACGGAGGAAGGGGAGTCCAGTTCTGCTCCTGGAACACCCAAGTTTACCCCCCAGGATGAGGGTGGCAGCAACAACATTCTGGCTTATGTCTCTGTCCTGGCTGCTGTGGTGCTGGGTCTGCTTCTTTATGTTGCTTATAAATG CTGGAGATCATGTAAACAGAAGAAGGCTCTTTCCAAAGCTCGTGCAGCCGAGTTGGGAACATCTCCAGAGGGAGAAAAGCTCCAAAGTGACAGCGGTGTTTTTCTAGACTCTCAGAGCCTACAGGACAATCAGCCTAGCAAAG GCACTAAGAGGGACAGCAAGCAGGACACTCGACTGTACATCAACCTAGCCCCCCACAGACAGGAAGAGGTGGAGCGCCTCCTGCAGGAGGGAGGGGGTCGGGGGTGGAGGCAGCTGGGCGCAGCGCTGGGCTATGAGTCTGAACAGCTGGACCTGTTTGGGCGTGGAGAGGCCCCCTCTCACACGCTCCTCTCTAACTGGGCCCAGAAAGAAGGCTCCACACTGGGACTGCTGTGCTCTGCACTGGCTCGCATTGAGAGGCCTGATGTGGTAACAGCTCTTAACTGCCCCACGCAGGGTGTTTCTGTGGTCTGA